The stretch of DNA GAAAAAAAAATAGCCAAGCTGTACCAGGAACTAGGGGTAGATTCTGCTGAGTCTTTAAAGCAAGCCTGTGACGAAGGGAAAGTCCAGTCACTTGCCGGATTTGGAGCAAAAACGGAAGAGAAAATCCTGAAAGAACTTGAACAGTTCAATTCTAGACAGGACCGTTTGCCAATTTGGCGTTTGGAATCAGCCGTGTCAATAATCGAAGCAGTATTAAGTGGAATTAAACAAATTGATAAATTCTCTGTGGCTGGCAGTTTCAGACGTGTAAAAGAAACAAGTAAAGATTTAGATTTTATCATTGCTACCTCAGATGTGGTTACTGTTCGGGAAACTTTATTGAAAGCATTGCCCGTATCTGAAATTATCGCAGCTGGAGATACCAAAGTATCCGTTACGCTTGATTATGAAGAAATGATCGATGTGGATTTTCGATTGGTTGAACCTGCTGCATATACCACTGCGTTACACCATTTTACTGGATCGAAAGATCATAATGTGAAGTTGCGTCAAATCGCTAAAGCACAAGGAAAGAAAATTAGTGAGTATGGAGTGGAGCAAGAAGATGGCTCGAATCAAACTTTTGAGTCTGAAGAAGATTTTTTTGCCCATTTTGGCCTTCCTTATTTTCCGCCACCAGTACGGGAAGATTCCCGAGAGTTTGACCGACAAGATGAATTGGAAACACTTATTCAAGTGAATGATATTCGATCCGATTTGCATATGCACACAACGTGGTCAGATGGTGCACATTCATTGAGTGAAATGGTTGAAGCTTGCCTTGCAAAAGGATACACACATGTTGCCATCACCGATCATTCTCATTACTTGCGTGTAGCAAATGGGTTGTCTGCTGATCGGTTGCGTCAGCAAATGGCTGAAATTAAAGAAATTCAAAAGTCATTTCCTGATATTAAATTGTTGGCTGGTACCGAAATGGATATACTGCCTGACGGTTCTCTCGACTTTGATGATGAACTGTTGGAACAACTCGATTTTGTCATAGCATCCATTCATTCAAGCTTCAGCCAACCGCAGGAAAAGATCATGGATCGTCTATTGACGGCCATGAAAAATCCACATGTTGATATGATTGCGCATCCGACTGGCCGTATAATCGGACAACGAAATGGCTATGATCCAGATGTCCACCAGTTAATCAAATGGGCTGCTGAGTACGGAAAAATCCTTGAGTTGAATGCAAATCCTCATCGCTTGGATTTGGCGACTGAATATTTAGTTGAAGCTCAGAAGTTAAATGTACCGATTGCAATTAATACCGATGCACATAGCATCGACCATTTGCGATTCATGGATATCGGCGTGAAATATGCCCAAAAAGCATGGCTGAAACAGGACACAATCGTTAATACGTGGTCTTATGAGAAATTGATAAAATATTTGAAGTAATGGAGGTGTTGAAATGATCGCCAAACGCGCATTGAAAACACTTGAATTTGATAAAGTGAGAGACCAAGTTGCGAGTTTTTGTACATCATCACTTGGCAAAACCCATTTGGATTTACTTGAACCATCCATTGAGCTTGATACTGTGGTAAAACTTTTGGACGAAATGGATGAAGGGTTATCCGTTCTGCGTGTCCGGGGGAATGTTCCGATGGGTGGCATTTTTGATGTGCGCGGACATGCAAAACGTGCACAAATCGGTGGCATGTTAAGCCCGACTGAATTGATGGAAATCGCCAGCACCATTCGTGCCAGCCGTATATTACGTCAATTTTTTGAAGCCGTAGAGGAGTCGGAAGATATAAACATTCCGTACTTCCTGGAACGAAAACAAGCTTTGCCGATTCTTACTGCGCTGGAACATGAAATCATCGCATGTATAGATGACAACGGGGCTGTCCTGGATAGTGCCAGCACACAGCTTAGGACAATCCGCCAGCAATTACGGGCGCAGGAAAGTCGCGTTCGTGAAAAACTGGAAAGTTATACACGGGGAAAAAATGCATCGAAAATGTTATCAGATTCAATCATCACGATCCGCAATGATCGATTCGTTATTCCAGTAAAACAGGAGTATCGCGGAAACTACGGAGGCATAGTCCATGATCAATCTTCATCTGGTCAGACGTTGTTCATCGAACCGGATGCTGTCGTACAGGCAAACAATGAAATTCGCCGCCTGAAAATGAAAGAGCAGGAAGAAATCGAACGTATATTGTTGGCGTTGTCCCTCGAGGTACAAGCAGTTGCCCATGATATATTTGTTCTGGTCCAAATTTTAGGTGAAATTGATGTGATTTTAGCGAAAGCAAAATACGGACAAGCAAACAAATGTACAAAGCCAGCTGTCAATGACCGTGGAATTATTCGGTTAGTGAAGGCTCGTCATCCTCTGTTAAACATCGAGGAAGCGGTAGCCAACACGATTGAATTCGGTGGCGATATTACAGCGATTGTCATTACAGGACCGAACACAGGTGGTAAAACTGTGACTTTGAAGACAGTGGGACTGTGTACCTTAATGGCACAGGCAGGACTGCCGATTCCTGTATTGGATGGATCAGAAATAACAGTGTTTGATCAAATTTTCGCCGATATCGGAGACGAACAATCGATTGAACAAAGTTTGAGTACATTCTCATCCCATATGGTCAACATCGTGGATATATTATCTAAATTTGATGAACGTAGCCTCGTATTATTTGATGAGCTCGGAGCAGGAACAGATCCACAGGAAGGTGCTGCTTTGGCCATCTCGATTTTGGACGAAGTGCACGGAAGAGGCGCTCGTGTAATGGCAACGACTCATTACCCTGAACTTAAAGCATATGGATACAATCGACCAGGTGTGGCAAATGCCAGTGTTGAATTTGATGTTGAATCGTTAAGTCCGACATACAAGCTTTTAATTGGTGTACCAGGTCGCAGTAATGCATTCGAGATTTCCAAACGACTAGGTTTGCCTCAGCACATTATTAAACATGCGCAATCATTTACAGGAACCGACCGTCATGAAGTGGAGTCAATGATCGCTTCACTTGAAGAAAGTCGCAAGCAGTCGGAAAGAGATGCAGAAAAATCGCATGCTTTACGGGTAGAGTCCGAAAAAATACAAGCAGAATTGACAAGCCAGTTGCATCAGCTTGAAGAACAAAAAGAAAAGCTTGAACAAAAGGCGAAAGACAAAGCTAGAAAATTAGTGGATGAAGCGAAGAGAGAAGCCGAAAGTATTATCAGTGAACTTCGAAGCATGCAAAAAAATGCACAACTTGTAATTAAAGATCATGAATTGATCGATGTGCGCAAGCGACTTGAAAAAGCGGCACCGGAAAATTCAGTACTGAAGAAACAAAAACAAATTAAAGAACGAGAAATGACATTAACAGTTGGCGACGAAGTCAAAGTGTTAAGTTATGGACAAAAAGGTATTCTGCTTGATAAAGTTTCCGACTCCGAATGGAGTGTTCAAATCGGGATTCTGAAAATGAAACTACCTGAATCCGACCTGGAATATATCAAACCAGAAAAACCCAAACAAACTGTTGCAATGACCCATGTAAAAGGGCGCGACACATATGTGAAACTGGAACTAGATTTACGTGGAGAACGGTATGAAGACGCCATCCTGCGAGCAGAGAAATATATTGATGATGCTGTATTATCTAGTTACCATCAAGTATCGATTATTCATGGGAAAGGCACGGGAGCGTTAAGACAAGGAATTCAACAGTTTCTAAAGAATCACTCTCGCGTGAAAAGCTATCGCTTTGGAGAAGCAGGAGAGGGCGGACACGGCGTTACGGTTGTGGAATTAAAATAAGCGTTATCCTTAAACTCATTCTCATATCGGATAAAAGTTTTTTGAAACCTAAATCCATTTCAATCGTACAAGCTACAAAACGTCTAAAGGAGTTAACATATGTTAGGGATGGATTTTTGGCAACACCCATTAGTTGAAACAGCCGGCTATTTCAGTGTGGTCATCTTATGTTTGATATTGACCATGATTGTTTTTGAAATTGTCACAAAATATAAGAATTGGGAAGAAATCCAAAAAGGTAATTTAGCAGTCGCTCTGGCGACAGGTGGGAAAATTTTTGGTGTTGCAAACATTTTTCGTTACTCCATCGAAAATCATAATTCTTTGCCTGAAATGATAGGCTGGGGTTTATACGGTTTCGGATTGCTAATCATTGCCTATTTCCTGTTTGAATTTTTAACGCCAAAATTCAATATTGACCGTGAGATTGAGAATGACAACCGATCTGTGGGATTCATTTCATTATCGATATCGGTCGGCCTGTCATTTGTCATAGGGGCGAGTATTTCTTAGGAGCGGATTCATTTGGAAAAATTATCGAAAATATTGCTCGGTGTTTGCGTTGCTTTTATCGTAGTAGGCATCGTGTATTTATATTTACAATGACTTTAGTTGCGTGGGGTGTGTAAAATGTCCCATGCTTTTTTCTTATTTAATTGTAAGCGGATTCATTTTTCTTTATAATAAAGAATAGGAATATTCAAACGATTAAAAAAGGGGGAAAATAGAAATGACGGCAAAACCATGGTTGGCTCAATATCCACCGGAGATTCCACATACGCTTTCGTACGATCCGATTCCGGTTCAAGCATATTTGACACATGCTTATCGTGATTATCCGGAAAAAATTGCGATTCATTTTCTGGGAAAAGACATTACCTACCGAGAACTCTATGAATCTTCGTTGAAGTTTGCTAATTATTTGCGGTCACTTGGTATTCAAAAAGGTGACAGAGTAGCAATCATGTTACCAAACTGTCCTCAAAATGTTATTGGGTATTATGGAATTCTTTACGCAGGTGGCATCGTCGTCCAAACTAATCCGCTTTATACAGAGAGAGAAATTGCTTACCAAATGAAAGATTCTGGCGCTAAAGCAATCTTATCGCTCGATATTTTATTTCCTCGTATTTCTAAAGTTATTAAAGAAACGAATCTTGAAAACATAATTATAACGGGTATTAAAGACTATTTACCATTCCCGAAAAATTTGGTTTACCCATTTATACAAAAGAAACAATACGGTTTTTCAGTAAAAGTGGAGCATAGAGGGATGAATCACTTGTTCCCGGAAGTCATGAAGGTTGGCAAAGCAGAAGAAATAGAAATTCCTTTTGACTTTGAAGAGGATGTTGCGATATTGCAATACACTGGAGGCACAACTGGATTCCCCAAAGGTGTTATGTTGTCGCATAAAAACCTGATAGCCAATGCTTCGATGTGTGATGCGTGGTTATATCGCTGCAAAAAAGGCGAGGAGACGATTTTGGGCATCCTGCCATTTTTCCATGTATATGGCATGACTGCCGTCATGATTCTTTCCGTCATGCTTGGAAACCGCATGGTATTATTACCTAAATTCGATGTGGACTCTGCTTTGAAAACGATAGATAAACAGAAACCGACGTTATTCCCAGGAGCACCAACTATTTATATTGGTCTGTTAAATCATCCGGATATCGCAAAATATGATTTATCGTCCATTCAAGCTTGTTTAAGTGGTTCTGCACCATTACCAGTCGAGGTTCAGGAAAAGTTCGAAAAGGTAACTGGTGGGAAACTTGTGGAAGGCTATGGTTTAACCGAAACCTCTCCGGTAACACACGCTAATTTCATATGGGATAATGAACGAATTAAAGGGTCTGTCGGTGTACCTTGGCCAGATACTGAAGCAGCAATTTTCCAAGTTGATTCAACTGATCCAATGCCTCCACATGAAATTGGTGAAATTTGTGTACGTGGTCCACAAATCATGAAAGGTTATTGGAACCGTCCTGAGGATACTGAAAATACAATGCGCGATGGATGGTTATTAACTGGTGACTTGGGGTATATGGATGAAAAAGGGTTCTTCTATGTTGTAGATCGTAAAAAAGATTTGATCATTGCAGGGGGATTCAATATTTATCCGCGTGAAATTGAAGAAGTGCTATACGAACATCCAGCCATCCAGGAATGTGTTGCCGTCGGTGTACCTGATCCTTATCGAGGGGAAACCGTGAAAGCATATGTTGTCCTAAAAGAAAACGAGCATGTTTCAGAAGAAGAATTAAATACTTTCTGCAGAGAACATCTGGCAGCGTTTAAAGTGCCTAGAATCTATGAATTTAGAAAAGAGTTACCGAAAACAGCAGTCGGAAAAATTCTTCGACGGAATTTAGTTGAAGAAGAAAAAGAT from Paenisporosarcina sp. FSL H8-0542 encodes:
- a CDS encoding endonuclease MutS2 → MIAKRALKTLEFDKVRDQVASFCTSSLGKTHLDLLEPSIELDTVVKLLDEMDEGLSVLRVRGNVPMGGIFDVRGHAKRAQIGGMLSPTELMEIASTIRASRILRQFFEAVEESEDINIPYFLERKQALPILTALEHEIIACIDDNGAVLDSASTQLRTIRQQLRAQESRVREKLESYTRGKNASKMLSDSIITIRNDRFVIPVKQEYRGNYGGIVHDQSSSGQTLFIEPDAVVQANNEIRRLKMKEQEEIERILLALSLEVQAVAHDIFVLVQILGEIDVILAKAKYGQANKCTKPAVNDRGIIRLVKARHPLLNIEEAVANTIEFGGDITAIVITGPNTGGKTVTLKTVGLCTLMAQAGLPIPVLDGSEITVFDQIFADIGDEQSIEQSLSTFSSHMVNIVDILSKFDERSLVLFDELGAGTDPQEGAALAISILDEVHGRGARVMATTHYPELKAYGYNRPGVANASVEFDVESLSPTYKLLIGVPGRSNAFEISKRLGLPQHIIKHAQSFTGTDRHEVESMIASLEESRKQSERDAEKSHALRVESEKIQAELTSQLHQLEEQKEKLEQKAKDKARKLVDEAKREAESIISELRSMQKNAQLVIKDHELIDVRKRLEKAAPENSVLKKQKQIKEREMTLTVGDEVKVLSYGQKGILLDKVSDSEWSVQIGILKMKLPESDLEYIKPEKPKQTVAMTHVKGRDTYVKLELDLRGERYEDAILRAEKYIDDAVLSSYHQVSIIHGKGTGALRQGIQQFLKNHSRVKSYRFGEAGEGGHGVTVVELK
- a CDS encoding DUF350 domain-containing protein; its protein translation is MLGMDFWQHPLVETAGYFSVVILCLILTMIVFEIVTKYKNWEEIQKGNLAVALATGGKIFGVANIFRYSIENHNSLPEMIGWGLYGFGLLIIAYFLFEFLTPKFNIDREIENDNRSVGFISLSISVGLSFVIGASIS
- a CDS encoding long-chain-fatty-acid--CoA ligase: MTAKPWLAQYPPEIPHTLSYDPIPVQAYLTHAYRDYPEKIAIHFLGKDITYRELYESSLKFANYLRSLGIQKGDRVAIMLPNCPQNVIGYYGILYAGGIVVQTNPLYTEREIAYQMKDSGAKAILSLDILFPRISKVIKETNLENIIITGIKDYLPFPKNLVYPFIQKKQYGFSVKVEHRGMNHLFPEVMKVGKAEEIEIPFDFEEDVAILQYTGGTTGFPKGVMLSHKNLIANASMCDAWLYRCKKGEETILGILPFFHVYGMTAVMILSVMLGNRMVLLPKFDVDSALKTIDKQKPTLFPGAPTIYIGLLNHPDIAKYDLSSIQACLSGSAPLPVEVQEKFEKVTGGKLVEGYGLTETSPVTHANFIWDNERIKGSVGVPWPDTEAAIFQVDSTDPMPPHEIGEICVRGPQIMKGYWNRPEDTENTMRDGWLLTGDLGYMDEKGFFYVVDRKKDLIIAGGFNIYPREIEEVLYEHPAIQECVAVGVPDPYRGETVKAYVVLKENEHVSEEELNTFCREHLAAFKVPRIYEFRKELPKTAVGKILRRNLVEEEKDKYREASATS